The following are encoded in a window of Gossypium raimondii isolate GPD5lz chromosome 13, ASM2569854v1, whole genome shotgun sequence genomic DNA:
- the LOC105781984 gene encoding cytochrome P450 CYP749A22-like, with protein sequence MQNLIGEDKKMETMGNLLVLFTASLCLYLFVALLNVFYKYWWIPQRVQFIMNSQGIRGSPYEFIHGNNKEAAPMLMEASTKPMTLTHDIFPRVMPHVYSWINKYGKTYLSWNGIRGQLLITDPELVKEVLKNSDKAFRKPKTSYFFDKLIGDGLASTEREKWARQRKLANYAFHGESLKNMTPAVVASVETMLEKWKSKEGKEIEVFQEFRLLTSEVISRTAFGSSYLEGEKIFDMLMKLSVIAGRNIFKAKIPIVSKFWKSADEIESERIAKMIHDSVMRIVKKREETVVNGEADNFGRDFLGLLVNAYHEADQKNRLSIQDMVDECKTFYFAGQETVNYLLAWATLLLAIHTDWQDKARAEVIEVFGNQNPDSEGMAKLKTVSMIINETLRLYPPISGVIREVGREVQLGKLVLPTHSEVDMRIIALHHDPYLWGDDVNLFKPERFAEGIAKATKYNAAAFMPFGLGPRSCVGMSFAITEAKTALSMILQRYTVTVSPTYVHAPAQRLTLKPQHGIQLLFHSLHYDA encoded by the exons ATGCAAAATCTGATCGGTGAAGATAAGAAAATGGAGACCATGGGAAATCTTCTAGTCCTGTTTACAGCTTCTTTATGCCTCTACCTTTTCGTTGCTTTGCTCAATGTTTTCTACAAGTATTGGTGGATACCTCAACGGGTACAGTTCATCATGAATTCGCAAGGAATAAGAGGATCTCCTTATGAATTTATCCATGGAAACAACAAAGAAGCTGCCCCAATGCTCATGGAAGCATCTACCAAACCTATGACCTTGACGCACGATATATTTCCCAGAGTCATGCCTCATGTTTACTCCTGGATCAACAAATACG GGAAGACTTATCTTAGTTGGAATGGAATTCGAGGTCAACTGCTAATTACAGACCCAGAACTGGTCAAAGAGGTCCTTAAAAACAGTGACAAAGCTTTTCGAAAGCCAAAGACTTCATATTTCTTCGACAAGCTAATAGGCGATGGGCTTGCTTCAACCGAACGTGAGAAATGGGCAAGGCAAAGGAAACTGGCCAATTATGCCTTTCATGGGGAGAGCTTAAAA AATATGACTCCAGCAGTAGTTGCTAGCGTTGAAACCATGCTTGAGAAATGGAAAAGTAAGGAGGGCAAAGAGATAGAAGTGTTCCAAGAGTTCAGATTATTGACTTCAGAAGTGATATCCAGAACCGCCTTTGGTAGCAGTTACTTGGAAGGGGAGAAGATTTTTGACATGTTGATGAAGTTGTCAGTAATTGCAGgcagaaatatttttaaagcaaaGATTCCCATCGTCAG CAAGTTTTGGAAATCTGCtgatgaaattgaatcagaaaGAATTGCCAAAATGATACATGATTCTGTGATGAGGATTGttaaaaaaagggaagagaCAGTAGTGAACGGAGAAGCTGATAACTTCGGTCGTGATTTTCTGGGATTACTTGTAAATGCTTATCATGAGGCGGACCAGAAAAACAGGCTTTCGATTCAAGATATGGTAGATGAGtgtaaaactttttattttgctGGGCAAGAAACAGTCAATTACTTGCTTGCATGGGCAACTCTGCTTTTAGCAATACACACCGATTGGCAAGACAAAGCAAGAGCAGAGGTGATTGAGGTCTTTGGTAATCAAAACCCAGATTCTGAAGGGATGGCCAAATTAAAGACGGTAAG CATGATTATCAATGAAACTTTACGGCTCTATCCTCCTATAAGTGGCGTGATAAGAGAAGTAGGAAGAGAAGTCCAATTAGGAAAACTTGTCCTGCCTACTCATTCAGAGGTCGACATGCGAATCATAGCACTTCACCATGACCCTTACTTATGGGGAGATGATGTTAATCTTTTCAAACCCGAGAGGTTTGCTGAAGGGATAGCGAAAGCTACTAAGTACAATGCAGCTGCATTTATGCCTTTTGGATTGGGACCTCGATCTTGCGTTGGCATGAGCTTTGCAATCACTGAAGCGAAAACTGCACTTTCCATGATTCTGCAACGCTACACTGTCACCGTCTCCCCTACCTATGTTCACGCACCTGCACAACGTCTTACACTCAAGCCACAACATGGGATTCAGTTGTTGTTTCATTCACTACATTATGATGCTTAA